One genomic segment of Hydra vulgaris chromosome 14, alternate assembly HydraT2T_AEP includes these proteins:
- the LOC136090497 gene encoding uncharacterized protein LOC136090497 isoform X2 produces MERKTYSKRFQGDSSEKYQRLFSTVVITEKGLPTKTVVPSHWVSLDKYIVYFPPKGYKTLGTYISEWALPEPGWKKYKFIEFILEAGTLETCNQMLQFQTEDESERKSKEVRAPSPELNIIFNCNEPVNSGFSHKLSDRYSNTEKLKAAQAPSLLPDFTPDFINKNVEKSKEVRAPSPELDFIFHSNESMSSGFTHRLSNKCSNTGDLKRKHSNIGDGGVSFKEMPNKQFQYAIFMELTSQLDQVKENQKKILDRLELLESNDAGPSGFATADILTEPIDTMERFDEEENGLNSSKAARFRKITQIKGVGGSTPRRLVKNVLDSIMTQPLQSCFSKDGIKGKRKFVATTLYKCLKKALISEKDGFDVGNIETRVGDL; encoded by the exons atggaACGTAAGACGTATTCAAAAAGATTTCAAGGAGATTCAAGTGAAAAATATCAAAG GCTTTTTAGTACTGTGGTTATAACTGAAAAAGGTCTACCAACCAAGACAGTGGTTCCTTCTCATTGGGTTAGTTTAGacaaatatattgtttattttccaCCCAAAGGATACAAAACTCTTGGAACTTATATTTCTGAGTGGGCTCTTCCGGAACCAGGCTGGAAAAAGTATaagtttattgaatttattttggaAGCTGGAACGTTAGAGACATGCAACCAGATGCTTCAATTTCAAACAGAAGATGAGTCAGAAA GAAAATCAAAAGAAGTTCGAGCACCCAGTCCTGAGctgaacataatttttaattgtaatgaACCTGTAAACAGTGGATTTTCTCATAAGCTGAGCGATAGATATTCAAATACAG AAAAACTGAAAGCAGCTCAAGCTCCAAGTCTGTTGCCTGATTTTACACCTGATTTCATtaacaaaaatgttgaaaaatcaaaagaagtTCGAGCACCTAGTCCAGAGCTAGACTTCATTTTTCATTCTAATGAATCTATGAGCAGTGGATTTACTCATAGGCTGAGCAATAAATGTTCAAATACAG gtgatttaaaaaggaaacattCAAATATAGGCGATGGTGGagtttcttttaaagaaatgcCAAACAAGC AATTTCAATATGCAATTTTCATGGAACTAACAAGTCAATTGGATCAAGTTAAggagaatcaaaaaaaaatccttgATCGTCTTGAGCTACTTGAAAGTAATGATGCGGGACCCAGTGGGTTCGCAACTGCCGATATTTTAACAGAACCAATAGATACAATGGAAAGGTTTGATGAGGAAGAAAATGGATTAAACTCCAGTAAAGCAGCGAGGTTTCGCAAG ATTACACAGATTAAGGGCGTTGGTGGTTCAACGCCACGTCGACTAGTTAAAAATGTGTTAGACAGCATAATGACACAACCTTTACAAAGCTGCTTCAGTAAAGATGGGATAAAAGGAAAACGAAAATTTGTGGCCACAACGttatacaaatgtttaaaaa AAGCGCTCATCTCAGAAAAAGATGGTTTTGACGTGGGCAATATTGAGACACGTGTTGGCGACTTGTAA
- the LOC136090497 gene encoding uncharacterized protein LOC136090497 isoform X1 — protein sequence MERKTYSKRFQGDSSEKYQRKRITNWRNNRSHVYAISQCIDSPTNDSNISKNLAIKSFNCGCFLQSESENASDCDHQPKVNSVSQSFNGFIYPSDDEFSELTDNSQSLLKDIRIWVLKHQTTRECVNDLLTILRNHGHQLPKDSRTVLGTLNKVDTTEMNEGEYKYLGIKEGLETILRRSAYNCHEIKLLFNVDGLPIFKSSGYQLWPITSQFSVFQPFTVALYGGEKKPNPIEFLTNFAHELKELHNKTVILCGKSYYVSIFAIPCDSPARSLLKGIVQHCGYHACERCDEAGVSVKGRIVYGTINSNLVLKRTDYGLRSGQYAQLDNENRSHQHIVTPLYEIQELDFIQQFPLDYMHLVCLGVMRRILLYLKGGYPRIFSGRLASADLIEISHRLSELKGKLPSDFARQPRELTEVNRWKATEFRTFLLYTGIVVLKDVLEPKRYKHFLSLALAIRMLCEEETILRCSYLNSARQLLNYFVTNAHEHYGDTFTVYNIHNLKHLTDDVEFFQSSLDVFSCFQFENYLKTLKGMVRGKQNPLIEIIKRLHELKDTYSEKTIPITKFNGPTNSWFNTQDCICFVNNILPDGRLVCKMYEKSELYNFFEDFVFSKTLQIFLIRKDTLWSDQVTCTNIKWRKCVCLPHGNDQVIIPLLNCVNLG from the exons atggaACGTAAGACGTATTCAAAAAGATTTCAAGGAGATTCAAGTGAAAAATATCAAAG GAAGCGTATAACTAACTGGCGTAATAACCGTAGTCATGTGTATGCAATTTCACAATGTATTGATTCCCCAACAAATGattcaaatattagtaaaaacttagctataaaatcttttaattgtgGTTGTTTCTTGCAATCAGAAAGTGAGAATGCATCAGATTGTGATCATCAGCCCAAAGTAAATAGTGTTTCGCAAAGTTTTAATGGTTTTATTTATCCTTCAGATGATGAATTTAGTGAGTTAACAGATAATAGTCAATCATTATTAAAAGACATTCGTATTTGGGTATTAAAGCATCAAACTACACGAGAATGTGTTAATGacttattaacaattttaagaaATCATGGGCACCAACTTCCAAAAGATTCAAGGACAGTTTTAGGAACATTGAACAAAGTTGATACAACCGAAATGAATGAAGGTGAATATAAATACCTTGGCATAAAGGAAGgtcttgaaacaattttaaggCGCAGTGCATATAACTGTCATGAAATTAAGCTACTCTTTAATGTAGATGGTctccctatttttaaatcatcggGATACCAATTATGGCCTATCACATCTcaattttctgtttttcaaCCTTTTACTGTTGCCTTGTATGGTGGTGAGAAAAAACCAAATCCTATTGagtttttaaccaattttgcaCATGAGCTTAAAGAGCTGCataataaaacagttattttatgCGGTAAATCCTATTATGTCTCAATCTTTGCAATTCCATGTGATTCGCCTGCACGCAGTCTTCTGAAGGGTATTGTACAACATTGTGGTTACCATGCCTGTGAGAGATGTGATGAGGCTGGTGTGTCTGTTAAAGGTCGTATAGTTTATGGTACAATTAATAgtaatttggttttaaaaagaactGATTATGGGTTACGTTCGGGCCAGTATGCTCAACTAGATAATGAAAACAGATCTCATCAGCATATAGTGACTCCATTGTATGAAATTCAAGAACTAGATTTTATTCAACAGTTTCCATTGGACTATATGCATCTAGTTTGTTTAGGAGTAATGCGTcgtattttattgtatttaaaaggAGGATATCCACGGATATTCTCTGGAAGATTGGCTTCTGCAGATCTGATAGAGATATCTCATCGTTTAAGTGAACTAAAAGGAAAATTACCTTCAGATTTTGCGAGACAACCACGTGAACTAACTGAAGTAAATCGGTGGAAGGCTACTGAATTTAGAACTTTTCTTCTATACACAGGCATTGTTGTACTAAAGGATGTGCTGGAACCAAAAagatacaaacattttttgagttTAGCTCTTGCAATACGCATGCTATGTGAAGAGGAAACCATCTTACGATGCAGTTATCTAAATTCAGCAAggcaacttttaaattattttgttactaaTGCACATGAGCATTATGGTGATACTTTCACTGTATACAATATACATAACCTCAAGCATCTTACTGATGatgttgaattttttcaatcttcTCTTGatgttttttcatgttttcaatttgaaaattatttgaaaacctTAAAAGGAATGGTACGTGGTAAACAGAATCcattaatagaaataattaaaaggCTTCATGAATTAAAAGATACTTACTCTGAGAAAACAATTCCTATTACCAAGTTTAATGGACCTACTAACTCTTGGTTTAATACTCAAGATTGTATATGCTTTGTGAACAACATTTTGCCTGATGGTAGATTAGTATGCAAGATGTACGAAAAGAGTgaactatataatttttttgaagattttgttttttctaagaCTCTTCAAATATTTCTGATAAGAAAAGATACACTTTGGTCAGATCAAGTAACTTGTACAAATATAAAATGGAGAAAATGTGTTTGCTTACCACATGGAAATGATCAAGTTATCATACCATTACTAAATTGTGTAAATTTgggctga
- the LOC136090878 gene encoding uncharacterized protein LOC136090878 has product MSSNQRPISATYFHPQSELCQTTLTTQPFLSQKSPLPTRRPRTITKAKIKPIQPDASTVSPSHLSYWVNNLCSLNNEKRQELFARLSALHIFSRLHVIFFAETWFTDLSDVTVPGYQPHRKDRDKRGAGVAIYTRDDIIVSEVSSTQLNSTSIEQIWRKIKLGQESFLLGCLYRPHDENDQVLTQCITSITTAQQILPNINCSAMLLYGDFNFSHTSYESIEVNGGIATVAHVRGDRQGDIRFQKCLDECHLTQLITFPTYRCSRHVEPTSTLYLVITNEPDRLIFIKQGDSLGDTPMGQAHCFIEGQFAVACLNNSPTLPLKPRLIWSRANYAAISAHIAAVEWETVFTGLNANDEYQLLTNVYNEATNLHVPSTTTPFTEKQEQWVTPELIEAIKAKRISWAKYINAGRDTHKFLKISYRTACKKVKKMVKAGRQKYEELLVRDSESNPKRLNAYVRSKQSVSNNITLLETVNSNITTGTDDICAPLKNYFQSVFVLEPEGSMPGFESRTEAVCVIDPASFSIDIVQKCLNNLDERKSTGYDGLHPRVLSKCSATFAKPLSLIYKCSFATGVVPEL; this is encoded by the coding sequence ATGTCATCGAATCAACGTCCAATCAGTGCTACGTATTTTCATCCCCAGTCAGAGCTCTGTCAGACTACGCTAACCACACAGCCGTTCCTATCTCAGAAATCTCCACTGCCAACTAGACGTCCTAGAACAAtaactaaagcaaaaataaaaccgATACAACCCGACGCTTCTACAGTCTCACCTAGCCATCTAAGTTACTGGGTAAACAACCTATGTTCACTCAACAATGAAAAACGCCAAGAGCTTTTTGCTAGACTATCAGCTCTACATATATTCAGCCGGCTACACGTCATATTTTTTGCGGAAACTTGGTTCACAGATTTATCAGACGTTACCGTACCCGGCTACCAACCACATCGCAAAGACAGAGACAAGAGGGGCGCAGGAGTTGCAATTTACACAAGAGACGATATCATAGTCAGCGAAGTTAGTTCTACTCAGCTTAACTCAACATCAATTGAGCAAATCTGGcgaaaaataaaacttggtcAAGAATCATTTCTCCTCGGCTGCTTATATCGTCCACACGACGAAAATGATCAAGTTCTTACTCAGTGTATCACATCAATCACTACCGCTCAACAGATACTGCCTAATATAAACTGCTCTGCAATGCTACTGTATGGCGACTTCAATTTCAGCCATACGTCTTATGAGTCTATCGAAGTTAACGGCGGAATTGCAACTGTTGCTCACGTGAGAGGTGACCGTCAAGGCGACATCAGGTTCCAGAAGTGCCTTGATGAGTGTCACTTAACTCAGCTTATCACATTCCCAACCTACCGTTGTAGTCGACACGTCGAGCCTACTAGCACACTCTATCTTGTTATAACAAATGAGCCAGATCGTTTAATCTTCATTAAACAAGGCGATTCTCTTGGTGACACTCCAATGGGCCAAGCACACTGCTTTATCGAAGGTCAATTTGCTGTTGCATGCCTCAACAACTCGCCTACTTTGCCGCTAAAACCTCGACTCATTTGGAGTCGAGCAAACTACGCAGCAATATCAGCACATATTGCAGCTGTTGAATGGGAAACAGTATTCACTGGGCTAAATGCAAACGATGAGTACCAGCTTCTAACAAACGTGTATAATGAAGCCACTAACCTACACGTTCCGTCAACTACCACTCCCTTTACAGAAAAACAGGAGCAATGGGTAACACCAGAACTTATTGAGGCGATCAAAGCTAAACGCATCTCTTGGGCCAAATACATTAATGCAGGTCGAGATACGCACAAATTTCTCAAAATATCGTATCGCACTGcctgcaaaaaagttaaaaaaatggtcaaaGCTGGCAGGCAGAAGTACGAAGAGCTACTCGTCAGGGATTCCGAAAGCAACCCTAAACGCTTAAATGCATATGTAAGAAGCAAGCAGAGCGTCAGTAACAACATTACATTGCTTGAAACAGTCAATAGCAACATCACAACCGGTACCGACGATATATGCGCAccgttaaaaaactattttcaatcaGTCTTTGTTTTAGAGCCCGAAGGTTCAATGCCAGGCTTTGAAAGTCGTACTGAAGCAGTTTGTGTCATCGATCCAGCAAGTTTCTCTATCGATATAGTACAAAAATGCCTAAACAACCTTGATGAAAGAAAATCAACCGGCTACGATGGATTACATCCAAGGGTCCTTAGTAAATGTTCAGCTACCTTTGCCAAGCCTCTTTCGCTTATCTATAAGTGCTCGTTTGCAACTGGTGTAGTTCCtgaattatag